The following proteins come from a genomic window of Phosphitispora fastidiosa:
- a CDS encoding epoxyqueuosine reductase, which translates to MPVEQKIKRWALYKGADLAGITSTDRLAGAPEGSHPEDSLPGAKSVISLARQYPKGLIDVKRAAAYFHFMKQEYIRLEAIAVNLALYIEAQTGGRAVPIPADIPYENWDPDEMFGRPDLSHKHVAEAAGLGAIGRNTLLMTPQYGNRVHLISIITDIALETDITIKDIMPQCPSSCDACIKACPVSAIKDGRVDQKTCRSHAIYYHSRGWHYYTCWECRKACVNNF; encoded by the coding sequence ATGCCAGTAGAGCAAAAAATAAAGCGCTGGGCGCTATATAAAGGAGCCGATTTGGCAGGAATTACTTCCACAGATAGGCTGGCAGGGGCACCGGAAGGGTCTCATCCGGAGGATTCCCTCCCAGGGGCAAAATCCGTTATTTCTCTTGCCAGACAATATCCAAAGGGACTTATAGATGTAAAGAGAGCTGCTGCTTATTTCCACTTTATGAAGCAGGAATATATTCGTCTCGAAGCAATAGCAGTCAACCTGGCGCTGTATATTGAAGCCCAGACCGGAGGCAGGGCGGTCCCTATTCCCGCTGATATCCCTTATGAAAACTGGGACCCTGATGAAATGTTCGGACGTCCCGACCTCTCTCATAAACATGTGGCTGAAGCCGCCGGCTTAGGGGCCATCGGTCGGAATACTCTATTAATGACTCCTCAGTATGGCAATCGTGTGCACCTTATTTCTATCATTACAGATATTGCTTTAGAAACGGATATTACCATAAAGGACATTATGCCACAATGTCCTTCTTCTTGTGACGCCTGCATTAAAGCATGTCCTGTTAGTGCCATTAAGGATGGCCGGGTGGACCAAAAAACCTGCCGCAGTCATGCGATATATTACCATTCACGCGGCTGGCATTACTATACCTGCTGGGAATGCCGCAAGGCCTGTGTTAACAATTTTTAA
- a CDS encoding stalk domain-containing protein, with the protein MRKRIRLNFAILLAICSLMFISAETAFAEQIAGSYTAPDGLQIISYSPSWSDVEKLNDLYNELLLNGHGEEIKLLSKIAIYPEENPDNGDFVGTWYGETDTVNGKVYLKNGCTIELFNGDTNTTVESFALSLAHEYGHHFTYYYYLKNENKLWEDWRSSKFAEARGLKDHPLVNDQGEQHMWLIQEIAAEDYVQLYGSPTVKQSNYYYDIAENLEKNAYFLDYYFDESSYYKTYNVQPQENFILPLAGNNRDIYDYWTKASNVVNTNNDPDLTFPPEFVDLRIAEVNQTKGLKPLQYIFTWSYANTSIKHEYTLVKYEIEQGSVVNVFPVKTTRAKEKQRAVYGSAANRKWYYWQPVPQAVGYFVIYAKASDNRISSSKLLAVDFTNIYKPDTILISDDDMLKGNLIIPRVKVDGEQMEFSVQPIVKDGRTLVPMRAIFNKLGATVNWEEATQTVTAHTYYADVTLQIGSKTAQVNGRDVTLDIAPQIVDGSTLVPLRFISESLGATVRWNPNLMLAIIENKKVQ; encoded by the coding sequence GTGAGAAAAAGGATTAGGCTAAACTTTGCAATTTTATTGGCAATATGTAGTTTAATGTTCATCTCTGCGGAGACTGCATTTGCCGAACAGATTGCCGGCAGTTATACTGCACCCGACGGCTTGCAAATAATAAGTTACAGCCCGTCTTGGAGTGATGTTGAAAAATTAAACGACTTATATAATGAACTTCTTCTTAACGGTCACGGTGAAGAAATAAAGTTACTTAGTAAAATAGCCATCTACCCTGAAGAAAATCCCGATAACGGTGATTTTGTCGGAACATGGTATGGTGAAACTGACACGGTGAACGGTAAAGTTTATTTAAAAAACGGCTGTACTATAGAACTTTTTAATGGAGATACAAATACTACCGTTGAGAGCTTTGCTCTTAGTTTGGCTCATGAATATGGGCACCATTTTACGTATTATTATTATCTTAAGAATGAAAACAAACTTTGGGAAGATTGGCGTTCCAGTAAATTTGCGGAAGCACGTGGACTAAAAGATCATCCTTTGGTGAATGACCAGGGTGAACAACATATGTGGCTTATCCAGGAAATTGCCGCTGAAGATTATGTGCAATTATATGGATCGCCGACCGTTAAACAAAGTAATTATTATTATGATATTGCTGAAAACCTGGAGAAAAATGCCTATTTCCTTGATTATTATTTTGATGAAAGTTCTTATTATAAAACTTACAATGTACAGCCTCAGGAAAATTTCATTTTACCACTTGCCGGCAACAATAGAGATATCTATGATTATTGGACAAAGGCATCAAATGTAGTTAATACCAACAACGACCCAGATCTTACGTTTCCTCCTGAGTTTGTTGATCTTAGAATTGCGGAAGTAAATCAGACAAAAGGACTGAAACCATTGCAGTATATTTTTACATGGAGTTATGCTAACACATCGATTAAACACGAATACACCCTGGTTAAATATGAAATAGAGCAGGGTAGTGTTGTCAATGTATTTCCTGTTAAGACTACAAGAGCAAAAGAAAAGCAGCGGGCTGTTTACGGCTCGGCAGCAAATAGAAAATGGTATTATTGGCAGCCCGTTCCTCAGGCTGTAGGATATTTCGTTATATATGCAAAAGCTTCAGACAACAGAATATCTTCCTCAAAATTATTAGCCGTAGATTTTACTAACATCTATAAGCCTGATACCATTCTAATTAGTGATGACGATATGTTGAAGGGTAATTTAATCATTCCCAGAGTAAAAGTAGATGGTGAACAGATGGAGTTTTCTGTACAACCTATTGTCAAAGATGGCCGGACATTGGTTCCTATGCGTGCTATCTTTAATAAACTGGGAGCCACCGTTAATTGGGAAGAGGCCACGCAAACAGTTACAGCACATACTTATTACGCAGACGTAACTCTTCAAATTGGCAGCAAGACTGCACAAGTAAACGGAAGAGATGTTACATTAGACATTGCCCCACAGATAGTTGATGGTTCCACCCTAGTTCCTCTGCGATTCATCAGTGAGTCTCTCGGTGCTACCGTTAGGTGGAATCCTAACTTAATGCTTGCAATCATAGAAAACAAAAAAGTCCAGTAA
- a CDS encoding 4Fe-4S cluster-binding domain-containing protein, translating to MGCGGSSPLDRTKLLETLSLWKKSTGFFGAFSANWEHKTRPTYVKGIYAILRPGLVSQTNTSSATYSSYLFGGDPILPAKELLTLVREIKKLGKAVWLYTGFTLKVLVTRNAAANIHG from the coding sequence TTGGGGTGTGGAGGTTCAAGTCCTCTCGACCGCACCAAACTCTTAGAAACACTAAGCCTGTGGAAAAAATCCACAGGCTTTTTTGGTGCTTTCAGTGCAAATTGGGAGCATAAGACCCGGCCAACATACGTTAAGGGCATATATGCTATACTTAGGCCGGGATTAGTTTCTCAGACAAATACCTCCTCGGCCACTTATTCCTCATACCTGTTTGGTGGCGACCCTATTCTTCCGGCCAAGGAACTCTTAACCCTTGTCAGAGAAATCAAGAAGCTCGGTAAGGCTGTCTGGCTTTATACTGGGTTTACATTAAAAGTACTGGTCACCAGAAATGCTGCAGCTAATATCCATGGTTGA
- a CDS encoding BlaI/MecI/CopY family transcriptional regulator, producing MSPENTLGPLEADIMQVVWKRQMATVQDVFETLSAERSIAYNTVMTVMSRLAQKGILHRQKQGRAYVYSPTTTKAEVAKSMLQYVVDKIFGGSRAPVFSHLLEDKSLSDDELAYLKSIIEEKKRED from the coding sequence ATGTCGCCGGAAAATACATTAGGTCCTTTGGAAGCCGATATTATGCAGGTTGTCTGGAAACGTCAGATGGCAACAGTGCAGGATGTTTTTGAAACACTTTCGGCGGAAAGGTCAATTGCTTATAACACTGTGATGACGGTTATGTCGAGGCTTGCCCAAAAAGGGATTCTTCACAGGCAGAAACAGGGGCGGGCTTATGTATATTCACCAACCACCACTAAGGCTGAAGTTGCCAAAAGCATGCTTCAGTACGTGGTCGATAAAATTTTCGGAGGCTCCCGGGCACCCGTGTTTTCTCACTTGCTGGAGGACAAGAGCCTTAGTGACGATGAACTGGCTTACCTGAAATCAATTATAGAAGAGAAAAAGAGGGAGGATTAA
- a CDS encoding M56 family metallopeptidase, translating to MDVAASLIYNNILPSIISGAAALVVVLLVMFIIDIRGSSLSANLRFKLLELPLIKAFLVLLGLNLAGLRVSWYTVAFVYGWGVACFVYRWITYEKFKTEVFHSEKLNDGRTRKIEHMIENIAAKVGTKPPKLVLVTNYYPSPFVLGFLNPMLVLPQHLADNLNDDEMEALLAHEVAHMARWDNLYIWQAVLFRDIMFFNPVVQLVYTYLLKEKEKNCDDMAISITGKPVQFAEMLLKVHNLMKERTAAETILTNTIMQSLVGSKSLFSERVERVVQLPQDYFEVSPGRQMIYYVKIAIVFCVTVALFSVNIFG from the coding sequence ATGGATGTGGCAGCATCACTGATTTACAATAATATATTGCCCAGTATCATCTCCGGGGCAGCAGCTCTGGTTGTGGTCCTCCTGGTAATGTTTATTATTGATATCAGGGGCAGTTCCCTCAGTGCCAATCTCAGGTTTAAACTCCTGGAGCTTCCATTAATAAAGGCTTTTCTCGTTTTGTTGGGATTGAATCTTGCGGGATTGCGTGTTTCCTGGTATACAGTAGCTTTTGTTTATGGCTGGGGAGTGGCCTGTTTTGTTTATCGTTGGATAACCTATGAGAAGTTTAAGACAGAGGTTTTTCACAGCGAAAAGCTCAATGACGGGAGAACCAGGAAAATTGAGCACATGATTGAAAATATTGCCGCAAAAGTCGGTACTAAACCTCCGAAACTGGTCCTGGTAACAAATTATTACCCGTCACCTTTTGTCCTGGGGTTTCTTAATCCCATGCTTGTCCTGCCCCAGCACCTTGCCGACAACCTGAATGATGACGAGATGGAAGCATTACTGGCACATGAGGTTGCCCATATGGCTCGCTGGGATAACCTTTATATATGGCAGGCTGTTCTATTCAGGGATATCATGTTTTTCAATCCGGTAGTCCAGCTGGTTTATACTTACCTTTTAAAAGAAAAAGAAAAGAACTGTGATGATATGGCTATCAGTATCACCGGAAAACCGGTCCAGTTTGCCGAAATGCTGCTTAAGGTCCACAACTTGATGAAAGAACGGACAGCCGCTGAAACCATATTGACAAATACCATTATGCAGAGTCTGGTTGGTTCCAAATCTCTTTTCAGTGAACGTGTCGAAAGAGTCGTTCAGCTTCCCCAAGACTACTTTGAGGTGTCTCCGGGACGCCAGATGATATATTATGTTAAAATAGCGATTGTGTTTTGCGTTACAGTTGCCCTTTTCAGTGTAAATATATTTGGCTGA
- a CDS encoding phasin family protein produces the protein MKNLIKRPILMGMGAVSITRERAEKFARELEEKGEVTSEEARQFADELVQKGEQERANFKDTVKREVDSLLRTAGLVTKKEFDQLESRVRQLELQEIKGEKENGAAGRVEKDIHQQV, from the coding sequence GTGAAAAACCTGATAAAAAGACCCATTCTTATGGGTATGGGGGCTGTTTCCATTACCAGAGAGAGGGCGGAGAAGTTTGCCCGGGAACTGGAGGAAAAGGGTGAAGTCACATCCGAAGAGGCCAGGCAGTTTGCTGATGAGCTGGTACAAAAGGGAGAACAGGAACGCGCCAATTTTAAAGACACAGTTAAAAGAGAAGTAGACAGCCTGCTTCGTACCGCCGGACTGGTTACTAAAAAGGAATTTGATCAATTGGAGAGCAGGGTTAGACAGTTGGAACTGCAGGAAATTAAGGGAGAAAAAGAAAATGGAGCTGCCGGAAGGGTGGAAAAGGATATTCACCAACAGGTATAG
- a CDS encoding ABC1 kinase family protein → MELPEGWKRIFTNRYRHIARYREIVNILSKHGLGHLVEAVGLSKRLNFINKNQSVDEIHLNTAQRLRVVFEELGPTFIKLGQILSTRPDLLPPDYIAELEMLQDRVPAVGFLEIINTIEAETGFPAAEVFAYLNEEPLAVASIGQVHEACLHTGEHAVVKVQKSGIYREIETDLEILHDMARVLEARTKWGRFYKVVDLVDEFAATIKEELDYSIEARNAERLAANCKDDPGIYVPGVYWDYSSQRVLVLEYVDGIKINCEEKLAAAGIDRKALALSVANSIFKQLLVDGFFHADPHPGNLVVGTDGRVIFLDFGMVGRLDEWLKDRLGMMLLNIVRKDVGGVVRVLLEIGYAQEKIDKKKLRRDIYRLFEKYYNRPLGEVRIGDALRELLGMSFVYRIRVPVELVLMVRSLVLLEGIVERLDPEVSIINLAEPFGRKLVKEKFSPEHLSRAGLEYFLEISGISLNLPRQVSELVETAGQGDLKITLEHRDFNNFIKRLVLVGNRISFSLVVAAIIIGSSLIAQRSPKTLLWQIPIAEAGFVLALFMGMWLLVSIIRSGRI, encoded by the coding sequence ATGGAGCTGCCGGAAGGGTGGAAAAGGATATTCACCAACAGGTATAGGCACATCGCCCGTTACCGGGAGATAGTGAACATCCTGAGTAAGCACGGTCTCGGACATTTAGTGGAAGCAGTCGGTCTCAGTAAGAGATTAAATTTTATTAACAAAAATCAGAGTGTTGACGAAATACACCTGAATACTGCCCAGCGCCTGAGGGTGGTATTCGAAGAGCTGGGACCAACTTTCATAAAGCTTGGTCAGATCCTGAGCACCAGACCGGACCTGCTGCCGCCAGATTACATAGCAGAACTGGAAATGCTTCAGGATAGGGTTCCAGCCGTGGGTTTTCTCGAAATCATAAATACCATTGAGGCAGAAACGGGATTCCCGGCAGCAGAGGTTTTTGCTTATTTAAATGAAGAACCCCTGGCTGTGGCTTCAATAGGTCAGGTGCATGAGGCCTGTCTTCATACAGGTGAGCACGCTGTAGTCAAGGTGCAGAAGTCGGGAATATACCGGGAAATAGAAACAGACCTGGAGATACTGCATGACATGGCCCGGGTTTTGGAAGCACGTACCAAATGGGGCCGCTTTTATAAGGTTGTGGATTTGGTTGATGAGTTTGCTGCCACGATAAAGGAAGAACTCGATTATAGTATTGAGGCCAGGAACGCAGAAAGACTAGCCGCTAATTGTAAGGATGACCCGGGGATTTATGTGCCCGGAGTTTACTGGGACTATTCTTCGCAACGTGTTCTGGTACTCGAGTATGTTGACGGGATTAAAATAAACTGTGAAGAAAAGCTGGCTGCAGCGGGAATTGACAGGAAGGCACTGGCCCTCAGTGTTGCCAATTCGATATTTAAGCAGCTGCTGGTGGACGGTTTTTTCCATGCTGATCCACATCCCGGAAACCTGGTTGTGGGGACTGACGGCAGGGTGATTTTTCTGGACTTTGGGATGGTCGGAAGGCTTGACGAGTGGCTGAAGGACCGCCTGGGAATGATGCTGTTAAACATTGTCAGAAAAGATGTCGGCGGTGTTGTCAGGGTTCTGTTGGAAATAGGATATGCACAGGAGAAAATTGACAAAAAGAAATTGAGACGCGATATTTACCGGCTCTTTGAAAAGTATTACAACAGGCCGCTGGGTGAGGTTAGAATAGGGGATGCCCTCCGTGAACTATTGGGGATGTCATTTGTTTACCGGATCAGGGTTCCTGTGGAACTGGTATTAATGGTCAGATCACTGGTGCTTCTGGAAGGGATTGTTGAGCGGCTGGACCCGGAGGTCAGTATTATTAACCTTGCCGAACCATTCGGAAGAAAGCTGGTGAAGGAGAAATTTTCACCGGAACACTTATCCAGAGCTGGACTTGAATACTTCCTGGAGATCTCCGGGATTTCTCTTAATCTGCCCCGGCAGGTTAGTGAACTTGTGGAGACAGCGGGGCAAGGTGACCTCAAAATTACCCTGGAACACCGGGATTTTAATAATTTCATTAAAAGACTGGTCCTGGTTGGTAACCGGATTTCCTTCAGTCTGGTGGTGGCTGCCATTATTATCGGTTCTTCCCTGATAGCCCAAAGAAGTCCCAAAACACTGTTATGGCAGATTCCTATTGCTGAGGCTGGTTTTGTTCTAGCCCTCTTTATGGGAATGTGGCTGCTAGTCTCCATCATTCGGTCAGGGAGAATCTGA
- a CDS encoding alkaline phosphatase family protein, with amino-acid sequence MKLLKRVFLLVVFIGLVFCPVAQAETEAESDREDEGQPGEKTVEHVIFISAGGLSEERIKSAYTPSLNGMAAGGLKAAAVGVLPTNQAVLRASLLTGAAPDIHGFNENNRQIKTGLFPETVVRYGRSSVYVCPGESVFRGLFTGGGGVKTYTVKGGGNKDVITRAVSVFQKEKPYFIGIELPGIDSDLEGQGDSKKTAAIVNDIDAQLGRLLANLRSMGEFESSLIIFTGDYGVDAGTEDSLTTKELTVPLVMAGPGLRAGMELPPVKITDIVPTVSLLTGIQVSHECDGNVIWNAIAPGSSFSEQNLMSKRIRDLSDENLEITGMIYRLSEEKRLVKTEKEKVNREKAQIQETIAARDREIKSLKWKNMMLRLVEGVTVLVMGAGYVAEYYYLKKRFLMF; translated from the coding sequence ATGAAGCTGCTTAAACGGGTTTTTTTGCTGGTGGTCTTTATCGGCCTGGTTTTCTGTCCTGTTGCTCAGGCTGAAACAGAGGCTGAATCAGACAGGGAAGATGAGGGGCAGCCCGGGGAGAAAACAGTTGAACATGTCATCTTTATTTCTGCGGGCGGGCTCAGCGAGGAAAGGATTAAGTCTGCCTATACACCCAGCCTGAACGGGATGGCGGCCGGAGGCTTGAAGGCTGCGGCAGTAGGAGTTTTGCCCACAAATCAGGCAGTTCTCAGAGCATCACTGTTGACTGGCGCCGCTCCTGATATTCATGGCTTCAACGAAAATAACCGGCAGATAAAAACCGGTTTATTTCCGGAAACAGTAGTCAGGTATGGCAGGAGTTCAGTATATGTCTGCCCGGGGGAATCAGTTTTCCGGGGCCTGTTCACCGGCGGTGGGGGTGTTAAGACTTATACTGTTAAGGGCGGCGGCAATAAAGATGTAATTACCCGGGCTGTTAGCGTATTTCAGAAAGAAAAACCGTATTTTATTGGTATTGAACTTCCCGGTATTGACTCTGACCTGGAAGGTCAGGGAGACAGTAAAAAAACCGCAGCCATAGTTAATGATATTGATGCGCAGTTGGGGCGACTGTTGGCAAATCTGCGGTCAATGGGAGAATTTGAAAGCAGCCTGATTATATTTACCGGAGATTATGGAGTGGATGCCGGCACTGAAGACAGCCTGACGACAAAAGAGCTGACTGTTCCGTTAGTCATGGCGGGTCCCGGGCTGCGGGCAGGGATGGAACTGCCTCCGGTAAAGATTACCGATATTGTACCGACTGTGTCCCTGCTGACAGGAATACAGGTTTCTCACGAGTGTGACGGAAATGTCATCTGGAACGCTATTGCGCCTGGAAGCAGCTTTAGTGAGCAAAATCTGATGTCAAAGAGAATTCGTGACCTGAGTGACGAAAACCTTGAAATAACAGGGATGATCTACAGACTGTCGGAAGAAAAAAGGCTTGTAAAAACTGAAAAAGAAAAGGTTAACAGGGAAAAAGCCCAAATACAGGAAACGATTGCAGCAAGGGACCGGGAAATCAAATCACTTAAATGGAAAAACATGATGCTTCGGTTAGTGGAAGGAGTAACAGTGCTGGTGATGGGTGCAGGTTATGTGGCTGAATATTATTATCTTAAGAAACGATTTCTGATGTTTTGA
- a CDS encoding AAA family ATPase, translating to MKIAVSGKGGVGKTTVASTLAKLLAESHRKVYAVDADPDACLAAAVGIPDEQVRTLKPLVEMKELIDQKSSGGGAFFTLNPDVDDILNEYSIPMGNINFLRMGGIKQGGTACYCRENSFLHALMSGLLFDKECAVILDMGAGIEHLTRGTARSVDIMLVVVEPSRNSVNTALLVEKLADELGIRKVKFIGNKVRNEKEKEFIRKHLGDDKILGFIPFDDYIWESSMESGPAAELGGVLLGSMKEIHEKLLREVD from the coding sequence ATAAAAATCGCAGTATCAGGAAAAGGCGGAGTAGGTAAAACAACAGTCGCATCTACACTGGCAAAGCTTCTCGCCGAGTCCCACAGAAAGGTTTATGCCGTTGATGCGGATCCTGATGCATGTCTGGCTGCCGCTGTAGGCATACCGGATGAACAGGTCCGTACCCTTAAGCCTCTTGTGGAGATGAAGGAATTAATCGATCAGAAGAGCAGTGGAGGAGGGGCCTTTTTTACATTAAATCCGGATGTTGACGATATTTTGAACGAATACAGCATCCCCATGGGTAATATTAATTTTCTCCGGATGGGTGGCATCAAGCAGGGCGGAACTGCCTGTTACTGCCGTGAGAACTCTTTTCTGCATGCCCTGATGTCCGGACTTTTATTTGACAAAGAATGTGCCGTTATCCTCGATATGGGCGCCGGGATAGAACACCTTACCAGAGGCACGGCAAGAAGTGTGGACATTATGCTGGTGGTGGTTGAACCCAGCAGAAACAGTGTTAATACCGCCCTGTTAGTTGAAAAACTGGCTGATGAGCTGGGAATCCGAAAAGTTAAATTTATCGGCAACAAGGTCAGGAATGAAAAAGAAAAGGAATTCATCCGGAAACATCTGGGAGATGACAAGATTCTTGGATTTATTCCTTTTGATGATTATATATGGGAAAGCTCCATGGAAAGCGGCCCGGCCGCAGAGTTGGGAGGAGTCCTGCTCGGGAGCATGAAAGAAATTCATGAAAAACTACTACGGGAGGTGGATTGA
- the cooS gene encoding anaerobic carbon-monoxide dehydrogenase catalytic subunit has translation MPRFKDANHTCKPSDAPRVFEPKNVKRTSDPAALEMLDRAQEQGIITAFDRAVAQQPQCQFGYKGTCCRFCMMGPCRVTADTGPKSKGICGADAWTIAARSTGTMLLTGAAAHCEHARHMAHTVLEMAEGKASDYKITDSKKLYKVAKRVGVATEGKSDNDIAKEVAKMALNDFQILTDMGECVWCTSTITEGRKQKLDDCSITPNGIQSALADLLAQAHVGQDNDPVNITFSALRAAMADYTGMHIGTDFSDILFGTPEPVVSEANLGVIDKDKINIILHGHNPLLSEMIVAAARELEGEAKEAGAAGIQLSGICCTGNEVLMRQGVPIATSFSSQELAITTGAIDLMVVDVQCIMPGLTTAAKCFHTKIVTTQPIAKLPGTMHVAFSVESAMEDAKEIVRVAIASYKERDASRVYVPELKNKVVAGFSLEALYDIFGTVNADNPVKVLTDAIQSGQIKGVALFAGCNNLKGVQDENHIGIVKEMLKNDVFVVATGCAAQAYAKLGILDPANRDSLCGDGLKAFLSQFDGKAKENLPSVFHMGSCVDNTRASDLLMDMANELGVDTPKVPWVASAPEAMSGKAVAIGCWCVTLGMPVHVGVLPPVEGSDLFYSICTQIASDVYGGYFIFEVDYKVAAEKLLSALEYRTWKLGVHKNTAEKFETDLCQNY, from the coding sequence ATGCCAAGATTTAAAGACGCAAACCATACCTGCAAACCGTCAGATGCACCCAGGGTATTTGAACCCAAGAACGTTAAGCGTACTTCTGACCCGGCTGCTCTCGAGATGCTTGACAGGGCACAGGAACAAGGTATCATTACTGCCTTTGACCGTGCCGTTGCGCAACAGCCTCAGTGCCAGTTCGGATATAAAGGGACCTGCTGCAGGTTCTGTATGATGGGACCTTGCCGTGTAACTGCTGATACCGGACCTAAGAGCAAGGGGATTTGTGGTGCTGATGCATGGACAATCGCTGCCAGGAGTACCGGTACCATGCTTTTGACCGGCGCTGCTGCTCACTGTGAGCATGCCCGCCATATGGCCCATACAGTGCTTGAAATGGCTGAAGGCAAAGCTTCGGATTATAAGATTACAGATTCCAAGAAGCTTTATAAGGTTGCCAAGAGAGTCGGTGTGGCTACCGAAGGCAAATCTGATAATGATATTGCCAAAGAAGTTGCTAAAATGGCTCTTAATGATTTCCAAATCCTCACTGATATGGGTGAGTGTGTCTGGTGTACTTCTACTATTACTGAAGGCCGTAAGCAGAAGCTTGATGACTGCAGCATTACTCCTAACGGCATCCAGTCAGCGCTGGCAGACCTGCTTGCACAGGCACATGTCGGTCAGGACAATGACCCTGTTAACATCACCTTCAGCGCTTTAAGGGCTGCTATGGCTGACTATACAGGAATGCATATCGGTACCGACTTCTCAGATATACTCTTTGGTACTCCGGAACCGGTTGTTTCTGAAGCTAACCTTGGTGTAATTGACAAGGACAAAATCAATATCATTCTGCACGGTCATAACCCTCTGCTGAGTGAAATGATTGTTGCCGCTGCCCGTGAGCTCGAAGGTGAAGCCAAAGAGGCCGGAGCTGCCGGAATCCAGTTATCAGGTATCTGCTGTACAGGTAACGAAGTACTCATGCGCCAGGGTGTTCCCATAGCAACCTCCTTTAGTTCTCAGGAACTTGCTATTACCACAGGCGCTATTGACCTTATGGTAGTAGATGTCCAGTGCATCATGCCCGGACTGACTACAGCAGCCAAGTGTTTCCATACCAAGATTGTTACTACCCAGCCAATTGCTAAGCTTCCCGGGACCATGCATGTAGCGTTCAGCGTGGAATCAGCCATGGAAGATGCCAAAGAGATTGTCAGGGTAGCTATTGCATCATATAAAGAACGTGACGCTTCAAGAGTTTATGTGCCAGAGCTGAAGAACAAGGTTGTTGCAGGATTCAGCTTGGAAGCCCTTTACGACATATTTGGAACCGTTAATGCTGATAATCCTGTAAAGGTTCTTACCGATGCCATTCAGTCCGGCCAGATTAAAGGGGTTGCCCTGTTTGCAGGCTGCAATAACCTCAAGGGTGTTCAGGACGAAAATCATATCGGGATAGTTAAAGAAATGCTGAAAAATGATGTCTTTGTAGTTGCTACCGGTTGTGCCGCTCAGGCTTATGCTAAGTTGGGCATTCTTGACCCTGCCAACAGGGATTCTCTCTGTGGTGATGGTCTGAAGGCGTTCCTGTCACAGTTTGACGGTAAAGCCAAAGAAAATCTGCCATCAGTATTCCACATGGGATCCTGTGTTGACAATACCCGTGCCTCCGACCTGTTGATGGATATGGCAAATGAATTGGGAGTAGATACTCCGAAGGTTCCATGGGTTGCTTCAGCTCCGGAAGCTATGTCCGGTAAAGCCGTTGCTATCGGCTGCTGGTGTGTAACCCTTGGGATGCCGGTTCATGTCGGTGTTCTGCCTCCGGTTGAGGGCAGTGACCTCTTCTACAGCATCTGTACCCAGATTGCCAGTGATGTTTATGGCGGTTACTTCATATTTGAAGTTGACTACAAGGTTGCTGCAGAGAAGCTGCTGAGTGCGCTTGAATACCGCACATGGAAACTCGGTGTACACAAGAATACTGCCGAGAAATTCGAAACCGATTTATGCCAGAACTACTAA